One window of the Treponema primitia ZAS-1 genome contains the following:
- a CDS encoding aldo/keto reductase, with translation MEYRTIGRTGIKASVIGLGSEGIARISAEETEQVIGFAIDRGINILDCCMPGLEVQNHINRALRGKREKVLIQGHLGSSATDGQYDVNRDIGVCKKNFEALLKGLGTDYIDFGMFFFVDTDKDFSLCFEDELLRYVLDLKEKGVIRAIGASCHNSEIASRIAGTGIVDLIMFSVNPVFDMTPVNSDIYELLNDAKLKEKFHLEIEPGRARFYQLCEQRQVSITVMKTLLAGKLLSPEFSPLGRAMSVSQCIHYALTRPAVASVLLGSKSEDEIKDALRYFDKSEIDLDYSEFIKDFKASSKGGCLYCNHCQPCPQGIDIAAVTRYTDIAALNEKNIPPTVQQHYGSLTKHGSDCISCKNCEQKCPFNIPVAANMKRAADLFGF, from the coding sequence GTGGAATATCGTACCATTGGAAGAACCGGAATAAAAGCAAGCGTTATCGGCCTTGGTTCCGAAGGAATCGCCCGCATTTCCGCCGAAGAAACTGAGCAGGTTATCGGCTTTGCTATTGATAGGGGGATAAACATCCTTGACTGCTGTATGCCAGGCCTTGAAGTACAGAACCATATAAACCGGGCGCTGCGGGGTAAACGTGAAAAGGTGCTCATCCAGGGACACCTCGGGTCCTCCGCCACCGATGGCCAGTATGATGTAAACCGGGATATTGGGGTTTGCAAAAAAAATTTTGAAGCGCTTCTTAAAGGCTTGGGAACCGATTACATAGATTTTGGTATGTTCTTCTTCGTTGACACGGATAAAGATTTTTCCCTTTGTTTTGAAGATGAATTGCTGCGCTATGTCCTTGACTTAAAAGAAAAGGGGGTGATCCGTGCTATCGGCGCAAGCTGCCATAACAGCGAAATTGCCAGCCGTATCGCCGGGACAGGGATTGTTGACCTTATCATGTTCAGCGTTAATCCTGTTTTTGACATGACCCCGGTTAATTCCGATATTTATGAGCTTCTCAATGACGCCAAACTCAAAGAAAAATTCCATCTGGAAATTGAGCCGGGCCGGGCGCGGTTTTATCAGCTCTGCGAGCAGCGGCAGGTTTCCATAACGGTAATGAAAACCCTGCTCGCAGGAAAACTCCTCTCCCCGGAATTCTCGCCCCTAGGCAGGGCCATGAGCGTCAGCCAATGTATTCACTACGCCCTTACCCGTCCCGCAGTCGCCAGCGTCCTTTTAGGCAGCAAAAGTGAAGATGAAATAAAGGACGCGCTCCGCTATTTTGACAAAAGCGAAATAGACTTGGATTACAGCGAATTTATCAAAGATTTTAAGGCATCGTCAAAGGGAGGCTGCCTTTACTGCAATCACTGCCAGCCCTGCCCGCAGGGTATTGATATAGCCGCCGTAACCCGTTATACCGACATTGCGGCGCTTAACGAAAAAAATATTCCTCCTACGGTACAGCAACACTACGGATCACTTACCAAGCATGGATCGGACTGCATTTCGTGTAAAAACTGCGAACAAAAATGTCCCTTTAATATACCGGTTGCAGCAAACATGAAACGGGCCGCAGACCTATTCGGATTTTAA